GAATGCCCAATTTTAGGGGAATTCTGAAGCATATGAGCATGTCTGCGCGCCGACAGAACACAAGGGACGGAAGGGACGTCTGGGACACGGGCACACTCCAGGCATAACGAGTGCACAACACCCGATGCGTCAGGCGCCAAAAGCGGTGCACGATTCGTACCTGCCTGCGATTATCAGGACCGCTTCACCGAACCTCCACATCGAGCCACGGAGGCGAAGCAACAGGGACAAGGACGCGGGAGCCCTATCCTTGTCCCCGGCAACGTCACGGATCAGCCCACACCAGGGCACCACGACAGAGGCCACCACAACCGGCCCCCGTAGCTCAGTGGATAGAGCAGGCGCCTTCTAAGCGCTTGGCCGCAGGTTCGAGTCCTGCCGGGGGCGCAAGTCTCCGCCCTCCCTTTGGGGAGGGCTTTTTGCTGGTCAAGGCGGTGGGCGATGAAACCTCTTCCGCTGACGTCAGGCGGCCGCGAGACCACGTTCCGACATGCGTGGCGGCGAAGCCCGGGGATTCAGGTCGGCGGTCCGCGACGACGCTGGAGGGGGGTGGTGTCGAAGCTGCACGAGGTCTCGGACCGGCGTGGCTCGGAGAGCTCTTCTGAGCCACCCCCCTTGGTCGCGCTCCCGCCATCCCGCGGCAGCTGACCGACCCAACGCTCAGCAGCGTACGGGCAGCCACTGACAGCGCGGCCGCGGAGGGCCGTCCGCGCGCTGCTGCCGGGCGCCACCGGCAGCCCGGTCAGGCCCGCGCGGGTCGTCCAGCACGAGCGCCCGGTAGCTTCACCGCCATGGGACTCGACATCACCGTGATGATCGCCGACCGTTCCTGGCTGACGCAGGTCCCTCCGCGGGAGCGGGTGTCGCGGCTGCGGAATGCCTGGTACGCCGATGAGACGGGGCTGTGGGACCACGATGTGGCCGTGGCCGAGGAGGGATGCGGTTGGGTCTGGCCCCGGGGGGTCAGCGGCACCTTCTTCGCCGTGTACGAGTTCGCGCACACCCTCGGCTCGTTCAAAGCGCACTTCTGGGCCGGGCATCGGTGGGAACGCGTCCGCGACCATGTGGACCCGTTGCTGCGGACCGAACTCGACGCACTGCTGGGCGGGCTCATTTGGGACGGGCTGGACGGCGAGGCGCAGCACGCCGACCCGGACTTCTTCGGCGAGGGCGGCTACGGTGTCCTGCTCGCACGGTCGCCGGAGAGTGTGCGGGAACTGGCAGCGACGTGGGGCCGCGTTCCGCCTCACCTCGGCCGGATGCGAGAGGCCTTCGGCGAGCATGCCGCGGTCCCCTCCGGCTGGGTCCGGGACTTCGACGCGTTCGTGGACCTGCTGACGCAGTGGGGACAGGTGCTGACCGAAGCAGCTCGGCGAGGGTGGTGCGTCGTGGGGCTGAGTGAGTAGTCGCCCTCCGCGGCAGGCGCGTGCGGCAGGATCGACGAGGTGCCGTCGACTCATCTTTCGTCGGGATGCCGTCGACTCATCATTCGTTAATCGGTCGACGGGCCCTCCGTCCTGGGAGATCCTTCTCGCGATGACACGACGAACCGATACGCCTCCCGCCTGGGACGAGCGCACGCAGCTGCTGACCTTCCTGGACTACGCCCGTGACACGGCGCGCGAGAAGTGCGAGGGCGTGTCCGCGGAGGACGCCCGCAGAGCTCCGCTCCCCAACTCACCGCTGATGACCCTGTGCGGCCTGATCAGCCATCTGCGGTGGGTCGAGCACCACTGGGTCCAAGTGATGTTCCTGGGTGAGGAACCCACGGGTCCGCTCACGGAGGCGAGCGACGACGACCCCGACCCCGAGATGCGGACGGCGGTCGACATTCCGTTGCCGCGGCTGCTCGCCGAGTACGAGGAGCAGAGCGAGCGCTACCGTCGCCTGCTGTCCGACCACGATCTGAACGCGAAGGCCGTGCGCCCCATCGGCGACGGCCGCCATGTGGATCTCCGCTGGGTGATCCTCCACCTCGTCGAGGAGATCTCCCGGCACAACGGCCACCTCGACATCGTGCGGGAGCTCGTCGACGGACGGACCGGCGTCTGAAGCCCTTCGGCCGCCCACCGCCCACCACCAGCCGCCCACCACCAGCCGCCAGCCGCCAGCCGCACCATTTCCCCGCCCCATGGATATCGATCGCATGTACGGAAAGGATCTGTCCGAGCGGTCGGTACTTACACGCGGTGGGGGGCCCAGGTGCGGAGTCACGAGCTCAGAGTCCAGAACGAACTGAGCGGCACGGTGCACGGCGCGACCATCCAGGCAGGAGCCGTGCACGGCGGCATCCACTTCGGCACGGCCGAGGCGAAAGCCGTCGCGCGGACTCCCTGGCAGCTGCCGCCCGCCGTTCGCGTGATCGACCGATTATCGGAGCTGGAGGCGCTGGAGCAGCACCGCACGCGCGCGATGCGGGAGGAACGCCCCGCACTGGCGGCCGTGAGCGGACTGGGCGGGATCGGGAAGACCACGCTCGCGCTGCGGTGGCTGCACGCCCTGCGCCCGCAGTTCCCGGACGGCCAGCTGTACGCGGACCTCGGCGCCCAGGACCCGGCCGGCGGGGTCCTCCCGGACGAGGTGCTCGGGCGCTTCCTGCGGGCCCTGGGCGTCTCCGCGCAGGACGTACCCGTGACGCTCGCCGAACGGACGGCGCTGTACCGGTCCTTGACCGCCGAGCGGCGCCTGGTCGTGCTGCTCGACGACGCCGCGACGGCGGCCCAGGTAAGGCCGCTGCTGCCGGCGGGCCGGAGTGTCACCGCGGTGACCAGCCGCGGGCGGATGCCGGGGCTGACGGTCGACGGCTGTTACCCCGTCCATCTGGAGCCGCTCGGCCCGGACGCGGCGATGGAACTGCTCGCCGACACCCTGCCCGACGACCGGGTCGCGGCCCAGCCCGATGCCGCCCGTCTCCTGGTCGAGTTGTGCGCCGGGCTGCCGCTGGCCGTCCGGGTCGCCGGCGCCCGGCTCGCGGCCCGGCCGGAACGCCGTATCACCACGATGGTGCGCGCGCTGACCGAGGAACGCGACCGGCTGGAGGTGCTGGCCATCGACGGCGACCACGATGTGCGGGCCACGCTGGACCTGTCGTACCGGACGCTGCCCCCTCGGGCCGCCCGGCTGTACCGGCTGCTCGGGCTGCATCCCGGCCCGGAGTTCGGCAGCGCGGTGGCGGCGGCCGTGCTCCCCGGGGGCGGAGCGGCGGCACTGCTGGAGAAGCTGCACGACGCCAGCCTGCTCCTCGGCCGCGGTGAAGAGCGCCATCGCTTCCACGACCTGGTACGGCTGCACGCCGCCGGGAAGGCGGTGGAGGACGAGTCGCCGCAGGAGCGGGAGCGGGCCGTGCGCCGGATCGCCGACCACTATCTGGCGAGCGCCACGAGAGCCGAGGAGATCATCGACCCCCAGCACCGCACCATGGCCCGGGACTACGGTGCCGGCCCGGTGGTCGTCGCCGACGTCGGGGACGACGCCGAGGCGGCCCTGGACTGGCTCGAACGGGAGCTGCGCAATCTGATGGCCGTGATACGGCAGGCGCGTCCCGCGGGGTTCCCGACCGTCGGCTGGCAGCTCGCCGACGCCCTGTGGCCGCTCTTCCTGCGCCGCAAGTTCTACGACGACTGGCACGCCGCCCATGAGGAAGGGCTGGCGGCCGCCGTGGAGTTGGGTGACGCGGCGGCGGAGTGCCGGATGCTCACCTCCGGCGGCGTGGGACGGCTCGGTTCCGGCGACCACGACCGGGCCCTGGCGATGTTCGAACGCGCGGCGCGGCTCTTCCTGGAGCGCGACGACCGGCTCGGGCACGCCCGCACCTTCAACTACCGGGGCCTCGCCCTGCAACGGCTCGGGCGTCCCGACGAAGCCGCCGATCTCTTCCGGCGGGCCGCGGCGGAGCTGCCGTCGCGCGGAGACCGCCGCGCCGGCGCGCTGGCCCGGCTGAACCTCGCCGACGTCGCGCTCACCACGGGCCACGCCGAGGAGGCGGTCCGCCACGCCCGTGCCGCTCACGCCTCGCTGCGTGACGCGGGCGACCTCTACAACGCCGCCCGCGCGACCAGGGTCCTGGGCCGCGCCCACCTCGCCGTGGACCGGCTCGACCAGGCCGAGGAGCACCTGTCGTCCGCCCTGTCGACGCTGCGCGGCATGGCCGCGCACTACGAGATGGCCCACGCCGTCGGAGGCCTGGCGGAGGTCTCCGAACGGCGCGGGCACACCGATACCGCCCAGCAGCGGTACCGAGAGGCGCTGGAGCTCTACGCCTCCGCGGGCCGGTCGGGATCACCCGAAGCCGAGACCGTCCGCCACCGACTGCGACGGTTGGACGCGGGCGGGTCGGGGGGCTGAGCCGACACCTCTCTCGACCGGACACGATCGACCGAGATCAAGGCCGTGGCCGTGGCCGAGACGAAGACCGTGGCCGAGACCACGGCCGTGGCCGAGATCAAGGCCGTGGCCGAAGTCAAGGCCGTGGCCGAAGTCAAGGCCGTGGCCGAAGCCAAGGCCGGCACCACCCCGCACCGGCTCCAGCCGTTGGACCCTCGCGAGCCCGGGTCCTGGGCCCGCCAGGCGTACGACGTCGACCGTCCGAACCCCTCGGCGGGCAACCCGGCCACCAGCCAGGCATGGGCCAACGAGGCAAGGGTTTCCCACAGTTCCCCGGGATCCCCCGGCCCCGCGGCCTCGAAGGCCAGGACGGCCGGGCCGCCGGTGCCGAGCCGCATCCAGCAGTGGGAGCCGTCGTGCACCGCCACCACCAGGGCCCCCGGATGGGCCACCGCCGTCTCCGCCGCCCTCCTCGCTCCCGTGCCGCGCTCGATCAGCACGTCCCCGAGCCGGGACCAGCCCTCGCCCGCCGGGAGACGGACGCTGACGTGTTCCTCGACGGCCGGAGCCCGGGAGCCCGGGCGCAGCAGCACCGTGCGGACCCGGTGCACCGGGCCGCGACCGCCTGACGCCGTGCCCCAGGTCAGCGCGGTCCGGGACACCACGGCGAGCAGCGTCATGGCGTGGCCACGCTGCCCGGTTCGTCGTAGTGCACCGTGAGCGGGAGCCGGGCCGGTTCCGTCGTCGTCCGTGCGCGGGGGGCCCGCAGGCGCAGCTTGCGGTAGAGCAGTGCGCGCATCTTGCGGGAGAACTGGCCCGGTTCCGAGGAGATACGGGCCGCGACCCGCTCGTAGCGCTGGGAACGCCAGGCCGCCGAGGCCCGTTTGAGCTGGGCGCGCAGCGAACGGTTCTCGCGCAGGCGCGGCGCGAAGGACATCAGCTCGGCCAGCGGCGAGCCCGGGTCGACCTCGGCGTCGGCCCGTCCCGCCATGAGGACGGGTACGCCGGTCATCGCGCCGTACAGCGACACCGAACCGTGGTCGCCCACGATGTAGTCGGCGGCGACGACCGCCCCGGTCCAGTCACCGTACGGGCTGACCAGGGTCAGGCCCGAGCGGGCCAGCCCGGCGAGCCAGGCGCGGACCTGCCAGTCGCCGTGTGCGTTCCACACGTGCGGGTGCAGCAGGGCGACGACGCGGAACTCCTCCCGTGGCAGCTCTCCGACCAGTCGCTCCAGTACCTCCCACCCCTGTCCCAGGAGCGAGTCCGGGCCCCAGGTGGAGCAGACCAGGACCAGCCGCTGCCCCGCCTTCGCGCCCAGGGCGTCCCGGTACAGCGCCCGGGACGGCAGGCTGGCGGCGATGCGGTCGAAGCAGGGGTCGCCCACCACCTCCGCTGCGGGCAGGGCCTCGGGACACTCACGCCCGAGCCTGGTCAGCTCCTCGTGATGGGCGAGGACGATCACCTCGGGCACCACAGCGCCGTCCCGAACGAGACGCTGCCTGCTCAGTCCGTACACCCCGCGCTGCGCCGCCGGACGGCCGGGGCGCCCGGCGGGGGTGATCTTGTTGTGTCCTGCCCCGTGCGGCAGCACGATCACAGGACTCTGCAGTTCGTGGAGGCTGCCGTGGCTGGCGGCCAGCGCCAGGTCGAAGCCGGTCTGCACGGCCTGGCTCCATGGCATCACCAGGCCGCCCAGCTGTTCCAGGAACTCGGACACGCCGTTGCCGAACACGTCGGGTGCCTGGGTGAAGATCGTCTGCACCCTGATGTCGCCTTCCAGCAGGCGTATCGCGTCGAGCAGCCGCTGCCCGGATATCACCGTGTGCACCACGACCAGGACCCGCCTGCGGGTCCGTCGGGTGGCCCAGCGCTCGACGTCCAGCCGCACCGGCACGTGACGCCAGTGGGGTTCGGGCACTGTCACACTCATCGTTGTTGTCCCCCGGATTCTCGTGCATGCCTTCACGACCGCGGCCCCGCGCGATCGATGACAGAGGCGTGCCCCGGGGGCTGGATGCTCGGCTTGCAGGAATCCTGCACTCCTGTGGACCCATGCTGTGCACCGGTTCCGTGCGCCCCATCGCGCTCCAGTGCGCCCCTGTCTCCCCCGGGGCACCCCGCAGAACAGTGGATCGGGTGCCGCACACACAGGCGGGAACTGCCGACACGGCAGGAAGAAGCACACCCGGCGGGGGTGATGGTGGAACTTCTTGCTCTGGGACCTCTCGAACTGTGGCAGGGTCCGCAGCAGTACGAGCTGGGATCCGTGAAGGAGCGCTGCCTGCTGGCGGCGTTGGTGCACGCCCGGGGCGAGCCGGTCTCCGTGGACACGCTGATGGACCGGGTGTGGAACGGCGATCCGCCGCCCACCGCCACGGAGACCCTGCACAGTTACCTCTCCCGGCTGCGCAGCCGATTACGCAGGACCGTGGGCGACGACCTGGCCCAGGTGGTCCGCCCGTCACCCCGGCTGTACCAGCTGCGGGCCGACCCTGAGGACATCGACCTGCTGCGCTTCCAGCGGCTGCGGACGGACGCGGCGGCCGCGGCGGCGCGGGGTGACCAGGAGCTGGCGATCGGGCTGCTGCGCACCGCCGAGGCACTGTGGCGCGGCGAGCCGCTGACCGAGTTCGCGGGCAACGCCTGGGCGCTGTCGGCGCGGGCCCGGCTGACCGAGGAGCACCGCCGGGTCCGCGAGGAGCGGATCGCCCTGGAACTGGAGTTGGGCCGGCACGCGGACCTCGTCGGCGAGCTTCAGGAGCTCGCGTCGCAGAACCCCTTCGCCCAGCAGGTGGTCGGCTCGCTGATGCTGGCGCTGTACCGCTCCGGGCGCCACGACGAGGCGCTCGCCGTCTTCCGGCACACCCGCGAGAAGCTGCACGAGAGCCAGGGCATCGAGCCGGGCGCGGAGCTCCAGGAACTCCACCTCCGCATGCTCGAACAGGACCACACCCTGCTGAACACCCGGCCCGCCCCCGTCACGGCGCCACCCCGGCCACAGCCACAGCCGCAGCCGCAGCCGCAGCCGCAGCCGCGC
This genomic stretch from Streptomyces sp. Go-475 harbors:
- a CDS encoding DinB family protein, which codes for MTRRTDTPPAWDERTQLLTFLDYARDTAREKCEGVSAEDARRAPLPNSPLMTLCGLISHLRWVEHHWVQVMFLGEEPTGPLTEASDDDPDPEMRTAVDIPLPRLLAEYEEQSERYRRLLSDHDLNAKAVRPIGDGRHVDLRWVILHLVEEISRHNGHLDIVRELVDGRTGV
- a CDS encoding tetratricopeptide repeat protein, giving the protein MRSHELRVQNELSGTVHGATIQAGAVHGGIHFGTAEAKAVARTPWQLPPAVRVIDRLSELEALEQHRTRAMREERPALAAVSGLGGIGKTTLALRWLHALRPQFPDGQLYADLGAQDPAGGVLPDEVLGRFLRALGVSAQDVPVTLAERTALYRSLTAERRLVVLLDDAATAAQVRPLLPAGRSVTAVTSRGRMPGLTVDGCYPVHLEPLGPDAAMELLADTLPDDRVAAQPDAARLLVELCAGLPLAVRVAGARLAARPERRITTMVRALTEERDRLEVLAIDGDHDVRATLDLSYRTLPPRAARLYRLLGLHPGPEFGSAVAAAVLPGGGAAALLEKLHDASLLLGRGEERHRFHDLVRLHAAGKAVEDESPQERERAVRRIADHYLASATRAEEIIDPQHRTMARDYGAGPVVVADVGDDAEAALDWLERELRNLMAVIRQARPAGFPTVGWQLADALWPLFLRRKFYDDWHAAHEEGLAAAVELGDAAAECRMLTSGGVGRLGSGDHDRALAMFERAARLFLERDDRLGHARTFNYRGLALQRLGRPDEAADLFRRAAAELPSRGDRRAGALARLNLADVALTTGHAEEAVRHARAAHASLRDAGDLYNAARATRVLGRAHLAVDRLDQAEEHLSSALSTLRGMAAHYEMAHAVGGLAEVSERRGHTDTAQQRYREALELYASAGRSGSPEAETVRHRLRRLDAGGSGG